DNA sequence from the Anopheles bellator unplaced genomic scaffold, idAnoBellAS_SP24_06.2 scaffold01260_ctg1, whole genome shotgun sequence genome:
CTCCGTTGATAGCCACTGGATGGGGAAATCTTGGCTACTGTAAGTATGCCACTGAAGATCGATTGCCCAATAATGATGTCCTTACAAACGTTTGCATTGCGTAATAGATAACGAACAGGCGACGGTTCTACAGCGAGTACAGCTTCTTATTGTACCAAATTGGCAGTGCAACCAAAGTACGTTCCACAACCGTCGTCTATGCTACGGAATTTTGGAGATGCAATTGTGTGCCAGTGATCCGCAAGGTGGAAAAGATACATGCTCGGGAGACTCCGGCGGTCCGCTACAGCTTCCAGTTCCGGGAGCAGATCGAGATGCAGGACTCTGCTCTCGACCCTTCTACTTGGTAGGTATCACATCAAACGGTATGATTTGTGGTACAGTTAATCGGCCAGGAATTTACACGCGCATTTCAAGTTTCGTATCCTGGATAAAATCTGAGATCGACCAATGatcattttcaattcaattacaTTCTGTGATTAATAAGactttggttttgttgcgATACATCAAGAGATGGCTGAAGAGGGAACTAATATTTTAAGATACAGACAAAACACAGTTTATTATTACGAGAACCGACCGAGCCCTGTTAAGCACCAATTTAAAGTTTTGGCACTCAAGTTGATACAGTGTCAGGGTCGAACTGCCGTCTTTCGCTtagaaacatttcattcattgAAATTCTGCATTCTTTATCCAATTTTTTTGCtaatcgaaacaatcgaaaccattgCATTTGGCACATCGTACAAACAAATCTAGTTTAATGAAATTTAGTGAAGGTGAACCAATTTATGTGTTCAATTTTCTACTCATTactttcaaattgaatttaaatttaatttgaaattaaaaattaaataatactCTGTTGTTTCAACAATATCCTGCACAATAgg
Encoded proteins:
- the LOC131214524 gene encoding clotting factor G beta subunit-like — protein: IATGWGNLGYYNEQATVLQRVQLLIVPNWQCNQSTFHNRRLCYGILEMQLCASDPQGGKDTCSGDSGGPLQLPVPGADRDAGLCSRPFYLVGITSNGMICGTVNRPGIYTRISSFVSWIKSEIDQ